The segment TGGagaaaaaacttaaaaacacatattgctTTTCCACCGTCTAACAGACGGACATGAAAGTTCTGTCTGTTTAAGTACACATTCCAAAACAATATGGTTTTAACATCCAGTGAGACAGACTCAAAGTTGAATCTGAAATCCTTCCTGTGGTTTCGGGGGAAATTTTGAAGTTTGAGGGAGCTATTGAGTAAAAGAAGTCGTGTCCAGAACCAAATTGACAATGATGTATCTAACTATCAAGTATTGTGCATGTGTCTGAAGTCTGATTTATCCTATTCCTTTGTGGCACACTAGTCACAGTATCTAGCCTCATTGTTGAAAGTCTGAGAGATGTAGAGATTGACTAAAACtcgctgttttgtttttctttttttatcgAATTCATTGAAACTACCACAATTAGTACATTttagagctgttttttttttttttttttttagcggAATCTGACTAGATGAGCTAGACTAGATCAGCTAGACTAGATCATTAGACTGATCAGCACAGTTAACTAGTATTTGTGCTAAAATTTTAGATGGGGCTTCTAATGgcagtgacaataaaaagcCGAGGGTGGAGGAGGCCCCACCGTCTCGTGTGCTCCACATCAGAAAGCTGCCCAGTGAGGCTTCAGAGACTGAAGTCATCGCCCTCGGTTTGCCTTTTGGCAAAGTCACCAATATCCTCACACTAAAGGGAAAGAACCAGGTGAGTGGAGACAATAGATGGACTCTTCCATACAACACAGCATTTGTATCTATTTGATAAATATTAGATGACGAGCAAGGCGAGGGTGGGTGTGTTAAAAGTatagttatttttattgatttatttttttatttattatggaGAACACAGCTTTTCTCTGGAAGACAGTGGTCAAAAGTGACACTTGGGTCTTGACCTGATGAATGACGTGTCAGCTTCTTCATCTTGCATGTTGTTGCACAACAAAAGTACTTTGGATACATTCAGCCTTGCTATCTAGAGCTGTATCTGAAACATGCCCACAGCTCTATACAAAAGCTGGCCAAAAGCCTATTGTCTGCCTGCTGAGGATGGCTGTAGGAAATACTTGGCTTTTGTCCCCTAGATTTCTGTCAAGTACATCTGCTTTGTTCTCCTCATTGTACCAATGTCAGTGTGTCAGCCAGTCTTGATCGATCTGCAGCTGCCTCATCTCAGCATTCAGACaacttcatctgtgtttgtctgataaTGTTGCCACCGCGGTGTTGAATTCCAATTCACTTTGTATACTTTGCAAGAGTGCCCTCTACCAGAGGTTAAtccagtttgttttacttttacttagcAAAGTATTTTCAAATTATCTAACATACTTCAATAAAACGGAGCGGTTTTAGAATTGGTCACATAATGACCAAGAAtgataacagtgttttttttctctacctCCAGGCATTCTTGGAGATGGGGACAGAGGAGGCAGCCATCACTATGGTTAACTACTACAGCACAGTAAATCCTCATATCCGCAATGTCCCTGTCTTCATTCAGTACTCCAATCACAAAGAGCTCAAAACAGATGCTCTCAATCAGGTAGTGTTGCAACTTACAGTTactttcattattgattaatatGCTGATTATTTGCAGTTCATAAATTAGTCTGTAAAATGGTAAACATGAAGAAAGTGAATAAGATAGTCTTGTTTATTGCCTGATTGTTCAGGAAATAAatctttatgttttcatttaatttcattaaccTGAACACTTTCAGTTTCAGAAATCTTGTATCTTGTTGATCTTTGGGTGAGAACTAGCATTTTATGTTatgctgttttaatatttgGAAATCCAAATGTAAGTTAAGTCTAGAGCTTAAATGCTAATGATGTTCTCTATGTCTAATAAGCACCAACTatacagttttaatatttagtaaCTGAGGACATATTTCAATGCCTGTTAGGCTTTATATAAATCGGTAGTTATGAAATTGGAGTAAAAATAGCAATTGACGTATGTGTTTGGCCATAGCGGACCCAGGCGGTGCTGCAGGCAGTGTCAGCAGTCCAGTCTGGCGGATCACCAAGCTCAGATGTGCAGGAGGTTCTTGCTGCAGCCTCCAGTCCTGTACTGCGGATCATCATTGACAACATGTTCTACCCTGTAACGCTGGATGTACTTCAACAGGTAACAGTTTCTCTGACCTTGTACAGTAAGAAACTGTTCAGTTGGCATGTTACCAAATATTTGCAATATAGCTGAATTTTTGGTTGTTGGCAGATTTTCTCCAAGTTTGGCACAGTCATGAAGATAATCACATTCACCAAGAACAATCAGTTCCAGGCCCTCCTACAGTTCAGTGATCCTGCCAATGCAAACCAAGCCAAATTGGTGAGACGTCATTTACCTGCAGCTACTAGTTATGGTGTTGTATTACTATTCACAAATAGTTTCATTAACTGTCTGTTAATGCTGTATAATACCAGATGTATAGCTGAAGATTTGATCATGCAGTAgtgattttttcttttcctttccactcACCAGGCACTGGATGGCCAGAACATCTACAACTCATGCTGTACTCTGCGAATCGACTTCTCCAAGCTGGTCAACCTAAATGTCAAGTACAACAACGATAAGAGTCGCGACTACACACGACCTGAGCTGCCTGCTGGTGATGGCCAGCCCAGCATTGATCCCGCGGTGGCTGCTGCCTTCAGTAAAGATTCCAACTCCCTCCTCGGTAAGATCCCAGGTAGATCACACCTTTATTTATCCTCCTTTTATCTCATTATTGATATCAGTACCCACTGgctaaatgtatttaacttGTGATCATTATTGAAATGCCATGTctttagatttaatttattcttcaGATATTTTGATCAGATTCCGGacagatttaaattttaattgttttaactgtttaaacGGAATAATTGGTAACTTCTAGTATCAGTATCAATCAGTTTGGCTGCTAGAATATATCATCCTTGCTCAGTTTTCTAATACTGTGTTTTCGTGAAAGTGCAGCTCTCCATTCCATGATTGTATTGTCTGCTTGTTGTCAGGTGCCCTGAACCCTCTgagtgcagcagcagcggctgctgcagctgcagggagGGTGGCCCTAGCTGGACAAGCAGGGTCCAGCGGGGTCCTACTGGTCAGCAACCTCAACGAGGAGGTCAGTAACCCActtacaaacacaaagagtcAGTTGGACCATCCGAGCCTTAAAGTCCACCACTCATACCCACCACCTTCATCCCTCCGTTTGTCTCCCTTTTTGTGCTACCATTTCCATTGTCATAGTCTTATGTCTGCCATTCAGGATACATTAGGAGGGTCCATTGTGGAGTTTCTTGTACATTACTGAGATCACTTAAACTAAACCACACAACTTGATGTATTTACATGCAAGATATAACAATTTTTAATtacagagttaaaaaaaaattatgacaTAGAGAGCAACAACTATTAGCTGTGAGATTCCGTGAGGATGTGAGAGTGGTTTCATGCATCCATATATTCAgctttttgttctgtgtttatctgtagTTAGGCAGATACTATCTAGTAAAGATCTTGAGGAAAATCGTCGATGTATTCTGTCATGTTTGAGGTATTTACAAAGCATTTTGAAACCCAGAGGACCTGTGAGTGCAGTTTCAATTACTGTATCTGCTCTCATCTTTCTTAATTACTGAACAGGCTTAGGGCACAACTGATGTCCCACTTgaggaattattattattattattagtagtagtattattattagtattagtattattatgtTAAGATAAATAGAATGGATGCCCAATTAGTTACTTTTaacatgaagaaaacatttttttttgtctaaccTTTTCTTTGCTATTTTCTAGTGTCCTTTACATACCAGGGCCTtgctgctcttttgtttttcttctcattatGTCCCCATAAGAGAGAGGGGGGATTTGTTGTTCCTGTCATTGCACCAGCgccctcccctctttcttcctctgatGTTCTGCCCTTCCCTCCTCTTGTCAAACTGTATCTAACTCAGCTAAAtgtctctcttctgtttttctctctaagCTCTCCTCAGCTCATATGAAAGCTCATATGAAATCATTCTGTGGTCTCCTAACCCGTGTCTCAGTTCTGGGAATAAACACCTGCCTCTGAAACACTCGCTTCTCGATCTTTGCTCACCgtttctctgcttttcttttacaacTGTGACTTAAATTTGTCTCAACTgatgtctctgtgtctttcctCATCAGTTTGTTCTCTCTGGCTGTGATTGAATGTGTCATCCCGAAGCGTTTTGACAGTATCAAAACCATTCAGACTGAAACCCTGATGTTAAGACACTGTCCTTAAAGCTGTCTTTTAGCTTCTTGGACTTGTGTGAACGCCACCTTTTTACTCAGGTGGCCTTCACATCAACTCTTGCATGCCAGATTGTACCACACGTCTGTTAACTAATTTTCCCCCCTCAGCTTCTCATACTGTTGTAGAATCATTCTCCCCTGCTGAAAGATTGTAGATCTTCAGAtttctgctgcatgttgtttttatccCATGATTATGACTTTATATTGCtgattttattatgatttttgaCAAGAATGTACCTTTACCCCATGCTTGTCCAGGGTGAAATACATTTTGGCTCTGgttatttgctgtattttgacTAAAGAAAACATTGATCCAAGCCATTGTCTCTGACCAAACTACCTGCATTATTCCAGTGTACTGacctatattttattttttgtcccTCCCCCCCttctcactttttattttttttatccccccccccccaattcGCATTTGCCTTCCTATTCATCTCTCCCCTCTATccttatctctctctttctctctctctacccctACCCCTACTTCTTCCTTCCATTCATCCTGCCTCCCTTCCATCCATGTGCTGGTGGTGAATTTTTAACCCCTTCAAATCACCTCCTCCTTCCCCATTAACCCACCCTCCTCCCTCCGAACCCCCCTCCATGACTCCTCTTCTGCCACCTGCTCCCCTCTTCCATGACCTACCACCTCCATCACTCTCCGGGGGGAATACAAAAACCACCATTCCTCCTACCTACCTCCGTTCTGGATCGATCTGTCCATCTCTACCTCCGCTCCGCTCCGACTCTCCTACCTCTCTACCTGTCTCACGCTGCTTGTTGCTCTTCTCTCCCTCTAAAGATGGTTACGCCCCAAAGTCTGTTTACCCTCTTCGGTATGTTATCGTtggctctctctcctctctctctctctctctttctctctcttttaactatcttctctttttgttctaTTTCCACTCTATCTTTGACacatttgtcattattattattattaatattattattattattattatcattattactacTCCTACTATTACTACAAGTTTATGTATTTTCCCCCATGCTTTAGCTTatttgaaatagttttgccCCCTGTTTATTGGTTTGTTTATTACTTTGCCTTTAAATTTGTTAATGCCCACTTATTTATGATTTTtgcatgctgtttttattttattgccatCTTACACAGCTTGATAACTTATTTGTTTAGAGGgtgtctcttctctctttacCTGTTCTTTTCAAAACACCTTTCACTCTGTCTGCTATAAATTTCTAATGtattctgttctttcttctttgctttTTGCCTTTAAATATCTTTGTCTCGAGtgctaacttttttttttttattatttgtctaaCTGTCTGCTTTCTCTCCACCTCacctcttgtcctcctgcctgcgGCTCTAATGCAGGGGTATATGGTGATGTCCAGAGGGTGAAAATTCTTTACAATAAGAAGGACAGCGCTCTCATTCAGATGTCTGACGCCAACCAGGCTCAGCTAGGTAAGCAGGCATCATACCAACCATATTAAGTCATTTGTCGAGGAGAGGAGCCCATGTTGCCCAGGTCCTATCTATCATATGTTTCATatgtttcatacagtatatggttACAATCCATCCTGGATCTTCCTGATTGTTCATTATCTATCTGTTCTAAAGAGTTCTGTTACATGTGTCTCTTCCATGCGTccttttttgctctttttgagtttattccattttttcctttctgtttaaAGTGGGGAAGAAGTTTGTCTTTACCCCATTCTAGGTTCAGGACAGAAGGTGTTATAAACTGCATGTATTGTAAAACTTCTTTAGGCAAATTTAGGCTCATGCTGTACATAAAATCTGCTAATAGCTTGGTATTGTGGATACCTCTATCATCTAAACAATCACATGTGCTCAgtgctcaatactttgttgttTGAAGCACATTGCATTGAGCAAACTACAAGTTTCATAATCAGTACTGCGGTCTATTTAGATGATTACAATTCACAATTCCTGAATCTGATAATTAGCTGATGAAAAACATGATTCCATttggatattggtctatttttttttttactgtctataggttttgatttttttcttgttaacaGTGTCAGTGAATACCACATGCTACATTGTGCCATCTTTGTCATTaacctctcttttttttatgtgaccAAAGCAATGAGCCACCTGAATGGCCAGAAGATGTATGGGAAGATCATCCGGGTGACACTGTCAAAGCACCAGACGGTGGCCCTGCCTCGTGATGGCCTAGACGACCAAGGACTGACCAAGGACTATGCCAACTCCCCACTTCATCGCTTCAAAAAACCTGGATCTAAAAACTTCCAGAACATCTTCCCACCCTCTGCCACTCTCCACCTCTCCAACATCCCGTAAGCACCAGACCAGTTTTGTTGTCATATGCTGGGGGAGGCTATTTCTTCTGACACCCACAGCTGTCAAGGTACTTTGGACACTTAGATGTAACCAGGGCTTAACATCAAACTCCAGGAATACATAAATGAAAAGTCATTAGAGTTTTCATTCCAGACACTTGTCATAGAAGAAATAGTCATAGAAGGAAAAGATGGAAGAAATGTCTTTAACAATGGCTCAGTTCCATCAAATGTCCCAGCAAGTCATGACAGTCAGCCAGCGTGGACAATACCATAGACTCTGGAAGTAGCTCAGAATATGAGAAAGGTTTCTTTAGGCTATAATATAATGAATCAAAGCTAAAAAGTATTTGGCCAGCGTCTTAGTTTTGTTATAATCACTGTACTTGGATACGATCCTTAGACAGTCTTATGCAATATTAGGATATGACATCAAACACAGTATTTGAAATCAGTGGCTTTTATTAACAATCTAACTTAAAGACTGAAAGGGTAAGTACACCCAAACAACAAGACGTAATTCGTCACTTTCTCAAGTGGTATCACTTCTTTCAGATAGTCCTGTTGTGTCCAGTTTTGaggtttcttctttcttcctcaaCCCTAGTACAGacagtttttttgttgaacTAATTAATTAACAGATTTTATTCTCTAGAGTTTTCAATAGCCCCTTTTATACTGCCTCTTCAAGGCAGTTTTACAGTGCCTATATGCTGCCTCGTGCTGTATAAAAGGTACCAAAACCGGCGAGGGGGGTCTGTGCACACGTAACGATATGCTGGACAATTGTGGAGACTCTgctatttcaattcaattcacagTTGAattgaaaactgttttatttgtatagtgccaaatcacaacagaagtcatatcaaggcactttacagcgcttaaagtttaagaccttacaaaatataactatatacagATTTATAAAGAAAACgcaacaaccccacttgagcagcattTGGCGatagtagagaggaaaaactccctttagaggaagaaacctccagcagaaccaggctcagggtgggcggccatctgcttcaaccggttggggtgagtggaaagagaagacagaaaagaacagcaggcaacacaaaataacaacaaccagcaaaaacattgggcaggtcggtaggaccagtaactacacctgaactgggagcaggttccacaggagaggagcttgatagaTAAAGGCTCaacctcccattctacatttgaaaactctaggaaccacaggtaaacctgcagtctgtgAGTTCTgatgggaaaatatggaactatgaggtcttcaagataagatggagcttgattattaagtgctttatatgcgagaaggattttaaattccctaatgtattattatgattaaccAGACCCCGGTCTTACTCAATTCGAACTTTATCCATTAATTCCTTCCTGCTGCAAAGTTGCACATAGTAGCATTCTGAGTAgcgtttctcctccagcttctcatcatcCACAAGTTGCTATTTATGATCATATTGTTCTTGACGCAAAATAATAGTGCTGTTGGAGCAatgcatttctaaaatgtgcaaaactttCAAAACCACATGATGGTTCATTTAACAGTAATGTTTTTAAGGCAACGTAAATCTGATATGCATCAAACATCACAAAGCTAAAGCAGGGCTGCTAGTTCCCTGTATTAAACTCACAGTGGAGTGACTTTACAGCGGTGTTTGAAAATACAGTGTAAATACACAAGACCCAATACAGTGGCGTTTCTGTGTAAAAGATGCTAATGACACcaaggtgtgtgagtgtgccaTGATATGCCTGAAATTCCTTCTTAACTCTAAATTTTGTTGTTCATTATAACAGACAAGATGTGACGGAGGATGACCTGAGACTGCTCTTCTCCAACTCTGGAGGCACTGTGAAAGCATTCAAGTTTTTCCAGTACGTCGACCCTATAAGTCACATATACACTCTGACTAACGTTTGGTCCCCTTAAAGTATCACTAAAGGTTCTATTTTGGTAAAATTGCTCGGTGTCTTATCCCAGCGAAGTTTCGTTTCTTGTGGTACTCACTGCGTTGTCACCTGTTTCAGGGATCGCAAAATGGCTTTAATCCAGATGTCAACAGTGGAGGAGGCCATCCAGGCCTTGATCGACCTTCACAACTACaacatgggaggaaaccagCATCTGAGAGTCTCCTTCTCTAAGTCCACCATTTGAGAATGTGATATACCCTGACAATATCAGGGTGGGGGTTGTTGGGGTTATGTTGATCCTGTCATTCCTTGAGAGACTGAAACTTTTGACTTgcatccttttttcttttaaagagaTCAACTGAGTATGTTGCAGATACTGGATTATCCCAGATATTAATTGtatctctgtatttttttatgtcgATATTGACATAATTGATTGTCCCAATGTATGATAGTTTGATGTAGATCAGTGTTTAATTCTTTAATTGAAAAGATACAGTACTTACGTGCCTTACTTGACAATATCAACTGTTTCTACAGATGGACATGTTCGGTAATAccttttttatgctttttcaGGCACAttagtatttaatattttgggGGTTGGTGAGAGAGTGCGCTGGTTTGTCATCCTCATAACATTATTCAAGCTCTGCCACCAaccatgctttttttttcttttgttccagAGATTTAGATCAATAATATTTACCTTTCTAATTTAGCAGCAGGAGAGATAATTCCTGAAGCAACATCTGAGGCTTTTTACAGCATCCTCCAACGTGCTGTTTAACTTGTCCATTATTCCACAACTATGTTTAGTGTAAGATTGTTCTCCCCTAGTTTTGACTTTCATAACATGGTTCATGACTAAGTatttccttttctgtgtttttaaagcctTCCATGCTATTTACCGTGTCAGTGAGATGAAAGTGTCGGTGACAATGGTTTTCTAAGCATGAGTAGTGACAATAGGATCTAACATCAGAAAGTGTTGCATGCTGTGGAAACAGAAGATGTCCACTGTGATTTCATTGTCATGTGACAGTTTACTCGAGAGGGCTACTCGGTTGGACCAAAGTTTCTGTGCCTTTAGTGTtcctttaattcattttaacaacaaaaaagaagcatttgaaaacactgaaatgttacATTTCAGGGAAAAATGGCCACAGTTTTAAGTGTTAattacagcttgtttttttcttttttgatacAAAACCTCTGACTAGAGGTGTTTGCTCAGAAAAAAAGGTTGTGTATATTTTTTCCTCCAAATCTGATTTTATACAGCTCAAAATGTAAGGATTTGGTATAGTAGAGGCACAATTAAAggattcattattttttaacaaaaaggAGGTGCGACTTGGTTTCCTGCTTTTTGAGTTTCCCCTCTCATGGTCTCTCTTGTGTATTCTGCATTACCTCTGTAGCATGCCTAATAAAACTCTTTTGTAGCTCTGCATTtacctcctctgtctctcctctctgttctgtctcttcTGCTCACTTCTGAAACCATCTCAGTCCCAGGGTGGGAAGGAAGCCAGAATCCATTTTGGAGGCACTTGAAAAAGAGATCTAATAAGGCAGATTGAGCCTCTGATGGTACTAATTCACGGGACAAGAAGTACTTTTTCTTGATGTTTCCCACCCTGTCAACTGACACAGTCTATTCCTCTGATGTCttgctctcctcttttctgGTAGTTGCCTATTTTCTAATCAGTCTCTAAGGACCTCTGCTCTCTTGACAATCTGTCTGAGCTCTCTACATGCTCTCACACCTTTATCAATTATATAAATGGCCTCAGTTGTCATTTTCCCAAGCCAGCTGCATGGTAATGTTGGCTTTGGAGCATCTCTGGGTAATATTACTACAAACATAGGTAATAGGAAGGAAGAAATGAGTAAAGAAACTTAACAGATGCAACGTGTTCTGGATTGTAACTGAGCAGTTAACAACCAGTTATTCTTTGtggcatgtaaaaaaaaaaaaaaatcatagcAGACATTTTTGTATACTTACGGTCAAGAGGAAGTGGTTTGGGTTGCTTCAGAGGGAAGGGTCACTGCATATGAGTTCTGACCTTTATACTGTGACTTCAGGATTATACGTCCATCtgtacatttcatatttaacagaTGCTTatatccaaagcaacttacaaagtGCAAGGCAACAGCAGGGTCTTGTGTTGTACGCCAACACAACATCCAGGATTCGAactccagtctcccacatggaggacAGCAATGTTACCACTACGCCCTCCAGCTACACGCAATGCATCACTGAATGGTTTGATGAGTATAATAAGAATCGTATGTTATGGTCCTTACAGATCTCAATCCAACCAATGAGAGATTCTGGACCAATATGTTAGAGAGCACGCTGCTCCACCCTCTGACACTATTCTAGTGGCACCTTATTAAGACACCTCATGTTGtcttttgctttgatttgtcGCTCATCTGTAGATATGTGTGCTGTTCTGTAGTTGTGATTTGACAGAACTCCTACTACTCATATGCTCATGATGCTCTCACTGATTTCCAAAAAAAAGGTCACACTGACATGAACTATTTAGGGCACAGAGATCACTAGTCCCCAGTAATATTTCTGGGATTTGGGGGAATTTAACAGCTTGAGAGActtaactttttatttcttcttcttttttttatttttttatttggggTGGTATAATGGTTCCCCAGTGAGTACTGTCACATCACAGCAAAGGCGCTCTGCAAGGTTTCCTCTCACAGTCCCAAACACATGCAGGTTAATAGGCTATTTTTGTCCTTAATAAGCCTATAGGTGTCAATGTGAGTGACCATTGTCAGCTGTAATAGGCTCCAACTCCCACATGACCCACGATTAAGCAGGTGTAACTATATTGCTTAACCTGGCAGTGTTTGAAGCTGCAATCCAAAAAGCTCAAAATCATATAAATAAGCCAGAGACGTTCTTAGGAGTTTGTTCTGTGGGGTCACTTGTAACCAACAGAGAATTATTGCATCATCGGCAATAATGTTCATCTTAACTTTTCTCAGGAACTGCTAGAGAAGCAGAGGTTAGAGGGGCTTATATGGCACAAGCCAAACTCGAAATGAAAACTAATGTTGCTTGTATCCATTGGTGACAATATATCAGCGTTTTGTTTACTTTCTCCTATgttga is part of the Anabas testudineus chromosome 2, fAnaTes1.2, whole genome shotgun sequence genome and harbors:
- the LOC113163805 gene encoding polypyrimidine tract-binding protein 2 isoform X1, with protein sequence MDGISDVSVGVKRGSDELSMYNSPNSGMSSISDGASNGSDNKKPRVEEAPPSRVLHIRKLPSEASETEVIALGLPFGKVTNILTLKGKNQAFLEMGTEEAAITMVNYYSTVNPHIRNVPVFIQYSNHKELKTDALNQRTQAVLQAVSAVQSGGSPSSDVQEVLAAASSPVLRIIIDNMFYPVTLDVLQQIFSKFGTVMKIITFTKNNQFQALLQFSDPANANQAKLALDGQNIYNSCCTLRIDFSKLVNLNVKYNNDKSRDYTRPELPAGDGQPSIDPAVAAAFSKDSNSLLGKIPGALNPLSAAAAAAAAAGRVALAGQAGSSGVLLVSNLNEEMVTPQSLFTLFGVYGDVQRVKILYNKKDSALIQMSDANQAQLAMSHLNGQKMYGKIIRVTLSKHQTVALPRDGLDDQGLTKDYANSPLHRFKKPGSKNFQNIFPPSATLHLSNIPQDVTEDDLRLLFSNSGGTVKAFKFFQDRKMALIQMSTVEEAIQALIDLHNYNMGGNQHLRVSFSKSTI
- the LOC113163805 gene encoding polypyrimidine tract-binding protein 2 isoform X3, whose amino-acid sequence is MDGISDVSVGVKRGSDELNGASNGSDNKKPRVEEAPPSRVLHIRKLPSEASETEVIALGLPFGKVTNILTLKGKNQAFLEMGTEEAAITMVNYYSTVNPHIRNVPVFIQYSNHKELKTDALNQRTQAVLQAVSAVQSGGSPSSDVQEVLAAASSPVLRIIIDNMFYPVTLDVLQQIFSKFGTVMKIITFTKNNQFQALLQFSDPANANQAKLALDGQNIYNSCCTLRIDFSKLVNLNVKYNNDKSRDYTRPELPAGDGQPSIDPAVAAAFSKDSNSLLGKIPGALNPLSAAAAAAAAAGRVALAGQAGSSGVLLVSNLNEEMVTPQSLFTLFGVYGDVQRVKILYNKKDSALIQMSDANQAQLAMSHLNGQKMYGKIIRVTLSKHQTVALPRDGLDDQGLTKDYANSPLHRFKKPGSKNFQNIFPPSATLHLSNIPQDVTEDDLRLLFSNSGGTVKAFKFFQDRKMALIQMSTVEEAIQALIDLHNYNMGGNQHLRVSFSKSTI
- the LOC113163805 gene encoding polypyrimidine tract-binding protein 2 isoform X2, translating into MDGISDVSVGVKRGSDELSMYNSPNSGMSSISDGASNGSDNKKPRVEEAPPSRVLHIRKLPSEASETEVIALGLPFGKVTNILTLKGKNQAFLEMGTEEAAITMVNYYSTVNPHIRNVPVFIQYSNHKELKTDALNQRTQAVLQAVSAVQSGGSPSSDVQEVLAAASSPVLRIIIDNMFYPVTLDVLQQIFSKFGTVMKIITFTKNNQFQALLQFSDPANANQAKLALDGQNIYNSCCTLRIDFSKLVNLNVKYNNDKSRDYTRPELPAGDGQPSIDPAVAAAFSKDSNSLLGALNPLSAAAAAAAAAGRVALAGQAGSSGVLLVSNLNEEMVTPQSLFTLFGVYGDVQRVKILYNKKDSALIQMSDANQAQLAMSHLNGQKMYGKIIRVTLSKHQTVALPRDGLDDQGLTKDYANSPLHRFKKPGSKNFQNIFPPSATLHLSNIPQDVTEDDLRLLFSNSGGTVKAFKFFQDRKMALIQMSTVEEAIQALIDLHNYNMGGNQHLRVSFSKSTI